A section of the Solea solea chromosome 17, fSolSol10.1, whole genome shotgun sequence genome encodes:
- the ccl38.6 gene encoding chemokine (C-C motif) ligand 38, duplicate 6: MMKTVITLVAFILIFSSPAALASRSFYSPDECCFVFYPKPLSVKKVVSYKYTDRMCPMEGVLFTMQSNANICGDPSVEWVKNILKAKQKVKAKNG, from the exons atgatgaagacTGTCATCACACTGGTGGCCTTTATCTTGATTTTCTCATCCCCCGCTGCCCTGGCCTCTCGCA GCTTCTATAGTCCAGATGAATGCTGTTTTGTCTTCTACCCCAAACCTCTGTCTGTGAAGAAGGTGGTGAGCTACAAATACACAGACAGGATGTGTCCTATGGAGGGTGTGCT CTTCACCATGCAGAGTAATGCAAACATCTGTGGCGACCCGTCTGTGGAGTGGGTCAAGAACATCCTGAAGGCCAAACAAAAAGTCAAGGCTAAAAATGGGTAG